A window from Rhinolophus sinicus isolate RSC01 linkage group LG01, ASM3656204v1, whole genome shotgun sequence encodes these proteins:
- the DONSON gene encoding protein downstream neighbor of Son: MALSVPGYSPSFKKPPETLRLRRKRVRSLGAALPPGERPEPEPRRAPLADRLSLRPFPAAASGSDGGGPATAGRNPFACLDNRPPIAAEPHDGPSRDQQEPPSRFLDSNQENDLLWEEKFPERTAVNELLQTPHVSFSESDIASSESTELPVDWSIKTRLLFTSSQPFTWADHLKAQEEAQGVVQHCRSTEVTLPQSIQDPKLCTELRCAFQQSLIYWLHPAFPWLSMFPRIGADRKMAGKTSPWSNDETLQHILMNDWSVSFTSLYNLLKTKLCPYFYICTYQFTVLFRAAGLGGNDVITALISPTTRGIREAMKNEGIEFSLPLIKANGHEKKASGTSLGHGEEQAISDEDEEESFSWLEEMGVQDKIKKPDILSIKLRKEKHEVQMDHRPESVVLVKGTNTFTLLNFLINCKSLIATSGPQAGLPPTLLSPIAFRGATMQMLKARSINVKAQGLSEYKDQFSLEITGPIMPHCLHSMTTLLKSSQSGSFSAGLYTHEPTVVFNICPPMDKVLDKETVHEELANCGLHPKTLHQISQTPVLGKSSLRNVEMSGYIYNWRS, from the exons ATGGCCCTTTCGGTTCCCGGCTACTCGCCCAGTTTCAAAAAGCCGCCCGAGACTTTACGGCTACGACGGAAGAGGGTCCGGAGCCTTGGGGCCGCCCTCCCGCCCGGGGAGCGGCCCGAGCCGGAGCCCCGCCGCGCTCCCCTGGCGGACCGGCTGTCCCTCCGCCCCTTCCCGGCGGCGGCATCAGGCAGTGACGGCGGTGGCCCGGCCACAGCCGGGAGGAACCCCTTCGCCTGCCTAGACAACCGGCCGCCGATCGCCGCGGAGCCCCACGACGGGCCGTCCCGGGACCAGCAAGAGCCGCCGAGCCGG tTTTTAGATTCCAATCAAGAGAATGACTTGCTTTGGGAAGAGAAGTTTCCTGAAAGAACAGCGGTTAATGAGTTACTCCag acTCCACATGTATCATTCTCCGAATCTGATATCGCATCCTCAGAAAGTACTGAGTTACCTGTGGACTGGAGTATTAAAACTCGACTCCTTTTCACCTCTTCTCAACCCTTTACCTGGGCAGATCATTTGAAAGCACAGGAAGAGGCTCAAGGTGTCGTCCAGCATTGTAGGTCAACAGAAGTTACTCTGCCTCAAAGTATACAG GACCCCAAACTCTGCACTGAGCTTCGGTGTGCCTTCCAACAGAGCCTTATCTATTGGCTCCACCCTGCCTTTCCGTGGCTGTCAATGTTCCCGCGTATTGGAGCTGATAGAAAAATGGCTGGAAAGACAAGCCCTTGGTCAAATGATGAAACCCTGCAACACATTTTAATGAATGACTG GTCTGTGAGCTTCACTTCTCTATATAATCTGCTGAAGACAAAACTTTGTCCCTATTTCTACATTTGTACCTATCAGTTTACTGTCCTGTTCCGTGCAGCAGGATTAGGAGGAAATGATGTAATCACAGCTCTCATATCTCCTACAACTAGAGGTATAAGAGAAGCTatgaaaaatgaag GTATTGAATTTTCTCTGCCTTTGATAAAAGCAAATGGCCATGAGAAGAAAGCATCTGGAACAAGCTTGGGACATGGGGA GGAGCAAGCAATCAGTGATGAGGATGAAGAAGAAAGTTTTTCCTGGCTAGAAGAGATGGGTGTgcaagataaaattaaaaaaccagACATACTGTCTATCAAGCT GCGTAAAGAGAAACATGAAGTacaaatggatcacagacctgaGTCTGTTGTGCTGGTGAAGGGAACGAACACCTTTACATTGCTCAATTTTTTGATCAACTGTAAGAGTTTAATTGCTACTTCAGGTCCACAGGCAGGACTTCCACCAACCCTCTTATCCCCAATAGCTTTCCGAGGAGCCACAATGCAAATGCttaag GCACGAAGTATAAATGTGAAGGCACAAGGTCTTTCTGAATACAAAGATCAATTTAGTTTGGAGATTACAGGACCTATCATGCCTCATTGTCTACATTCTATGACCACACTACTCAAATCTTCACAGAGTGGGTCATTTTCTGCAGGGCTGTATACCCATGAGCCAACTGTTGTATTTAATATCTGCCCACCAATGGATAAAGTACTGGATAAG GAGACTGTTCATGAGGAGCTTGCTAACTGTGGGTTGCACCCTAAGACTCTGCACCAAATCAGTCAAACACCAGTACTGGGGAAGTCATCTTTACGCAATGTGGAAATGAGTGGCTACATTTATAATTGGAGATCCTGA